A single Aspergillus puulaauensis MK2 DNA, chromosome 7, nearly complete sequence DNA region contains:
- a CDS encoding NAD(P)-dependent alcohol dehydrogenase (COG:Q;~EggNog:ENOG410PJR0;~InterPro:IPR013154,IPR013149,IPR002328,IPR036291, IPR011032,IPR020843;~PFAM:PF00107,PF08240;~go_function: GO:0008270 - zinc ion binding [Evidence IEA];~go_function: GO:0016491 - oxidoreductase activity [Evidence IEA];~go_process: GO:0055114 - oxidation-reduction process [Evidence IEA]) has translation MDVFQKKPQNIAIHTSPSHDLRVADCEVPKLAADACLVHVRATGICGSDVHFWKHGRIGPMIVTGDNGLGHESAGVVLQVGDAVTRFKPGDRVAMECGVPCSKPTCDFCRTGKYHACPDVVFFSTPPHHGTLRRYHAHPEAWLHHLPDHVSFEEGALLEPLTVALAGVDRSGLRLADPLVICGAGPIGLVTLLAANAAGAAPIVITDIDENRLAKAKELVPRVQPILVQKQETPQDLGARIVKELGQEAKLVLECTGVESSVHAGIYATRFGGMVFVIGVGKDFQNIPFMHMSAKEIDLRFQYRYHDIYPKSIALVNAGLIDLKPLVSHRYKLEEGLEAFATASNPAARAIKVQIIDE, from the exons ATGGACGTCTTCCAAAAAAAGCCCCAGAACATTGCCATTCACACAAGCCCTTCCCACGACCTCCGGGTGGCTGACTGTGAAGTGCCCAAGCTTGCTGCGGATGCGTGTCTAGTTCACGTTCGCGCAACAGGCATCTGCGGATCTGATGTTCATTTCTGGAAGCATGGCCGGATCGGCCCCATGATTGTGACAGGGGACAACGGCCTTGGACATGAAAGTGCCGGTGTCGTCCTGCAGGTCGGTGACGCGGTAACCCGCTTCAAGCCCG GCGATCGGGTGGCTATGGAATGTGGCGTTCCCTGCTCAAAGCCGACTTGCGACTTCTGTCGAACGGGCAAGTACCACGCTTGCCCGGATGTGGTCTTCTTCTCTACACCTCCCCACCATGGTACCCTGAGAAGGTACCACGCTCATCCAGAGGCTTGGCTTCATCATCTCCCCGACCACGTATCCTTCGAGGAAGGTGCTCTCCTTGAGCCTCTCACTGTTGcactggctggtgttgatCGCTCAGGGCTTCGTCTGGCCGATCCTCTTGTCATTTGCGGTGCTGGCCCCATTGGCCTTGTCACCCTGCTGGCGGCTAACGCAGCGGGTGCGGCGCCAATTGTTATCACAGATATTGACGAGAACCGTCTTGCAAAAGCAAAGGAGCTCGTGCCCCGTGTACAGCCTATTCTAGTCCAGAAACAGGAAACCCCACAAGATCTGGGCGCTCGTATCGTCAAGGAGCTCGGACAGGAGGCGAAGCTGGTCCTTGAATGTACCGGTGTGGAGAGCAGTGTCCATGCAGGAATATAC GCCACTCGCTTCGGAGGTATGGTTTTCGTCATTGGTGTCGGAAAGGACTTCCAAAATATCCCCTTCATGCACATGTCGGCCAAGGAGATCGATCTGCGGTTCCAGTACCGCTACCACGACATTTACCCCAAGTCAATTGCCTTGGTAAATGCAGGGCTCATCGATCTGAAGCCATTGGTGTCTCACCGATAcaagctggaggagggaCTTGAGGCATTTGCTACCGCTAGCAACCCTGCTGCCCGAGCCATCAAGGTGCAGATTATAGACGAATAG